In the Bacillota bacterium genome, one interval contains:
- the gvpJ gene encoding gas vesicle protein GvpJ yields the protein MAVKTSLGASSLVEVLDRILDKGIVIDAYVLVSLVGIELLGVEVRVVVASVETWLTYAEAVGLLPANA from the coding sequence ATGGCCGTTAAAACCAGTTTGGGTGCTTCCAGCCTGGTAGAGGTGCTGGACCGGATTCTCGACAAAGGCATCGTCATCGACGCTTATGTGCTGGTTTCCCTGGTCGGTATCGAGCTGCTGGGCGTGGAAGTCCGCGTCGTGGTGGCTTCGGTAGAAACGTGGCTGACCTACGCTGAAGCCGTCGGGCTCCTCCCGGCGAACGCCTGA
- the gvpN gene encoding gas vesicle protein GvpN, producing the protein MTYSKPLEDVEKQPPGAGFVETPSLRWISQRALTYLNCGYAVHFSGPCGVGKTSLALHVASCLGRPVVFLQGDASLESRDLVGGLRGLHRRKVVDEFVRTVRKVEEDVIQRWSDSWLATACRHGYTLVYDEFTRSRPETNNVLLSVVEERVLVLPDTTPDVGFIPVHPDFRVIFTSNPEEYTGVYGAQDALRDRMVTMRLQPYTFEEEVAIVAARSGLPSDQVRQVVKVMQVARADPGIKPAPTVRASIVICRVLAATGRSPRPLDEFILDVYRDILGEGQGVMAFLKRLWYADGEVSGE; encoded by the coding sequence ATGACGTACAGCAAACCGCTGGAAGACGTGGAAAAGCAGCCGCCAGGGGCAGGCTTCGTGGAAACGCCTTCTCTCCGCTGGATTTCGCAGCGAGCTCTGACTTACCTGAATTGTGGTTATGCGGTACATTTTTCGGGCCCCTGTGGGGTAGGGAAGACGTCCCTGGCCCTGCATGTGGCTTCATGTCTGGGGCGACCGGTTGTCTTCCTGCAGGGCGATGCCAGCCTCGAGTCCCGCGACCTGGTGGGGGGATTGCGCGGACTGCACCGGCGCAAGGTAGTTGACGAGTTTGTGCGTACCGTTCGCAAGGTGGAGGAGGACGTTATCCAACGCTGGAGTGACAGCTGGCTCGCCACAGCCTGTCGCCACGGGTACACCCTGGTTTACGATGAATTCACCCGCTCCCGGCCGGAAACAAATAACGTCCTGCTCTCAGTGGTAGAAGAACGGGTGCTGGTATTACCGGATACTACGCCGGACGTGGGGTTCATACCTGTCCACCCCGATTTCAGGGTGATATTCACAAGCAATCCGGAAGAATACACGGGCGTTTACGGAGCGCAGGACGCTCTCCGGGACCGCATGGTCACTATGCGCTTGCAGCCATACACCTTCGAGGAGGAGGTAGCCATCGTTGCGGCCAGGTCCGGGCTTCCTTCAGACCAGGTCCGACAGGTGGTGAAGGTCATGCAGGTTGCCCGCGCTGACCCGGGGATTAAGCCTGCCCCCACCGTACGGGCTTCCATCGTTATCTGCCGAGTGCTGGCCGCCACGGGCCGGTCGCCCCGTCCGCTGGACGAGTTCATCCTCGACGTCTACCGGGACATCTTAGGGGAAGGCCAGGGAGTGATGGCATTCCTGAAGCGGCTTTGGTATGCCGACGGGGAAGTGAGCGGTGAATGA
- a CDS encoding amino acid permease, whose amino-acid sequence MEAAVPWRKALGLVDLVLFTASAIIVADTVAASAAIGVQAMGWWILSIILFFLPYGLVTAELGSAWPQEGGIYVWVREAYGPFWGTLTSWLYWINVAYWMPSVYVLFSAVLASVFWPGLGNVGQAAVTVSLVWITVALGIMDIRLAKWIPNVGAIIKVVLLLLLGGMGIWYALTRGAANSFAPREWVPRWSATLSFLPVIVYNYMGFELMSAAGEEMHNPRRDVPLAILLAGTVIAGVYMLATFGVLAAIPLEQINIVTGITDALKVMSEGVPALSGLFYLASALLLATFLANMVTWSLGANRVIAATGLDRQVPSVLGHIHPRYGSPDYAYLMMGLVATILAVGNYLTFTSVASVFWTIFALSSVVFLLPYLLMFPAFLTLRTKRPDQPRPFAVPGGRAGAWFCTLLGEFFIFIACLFFFLPPEETANVWAYEIQLVGGTLLTILAGTVIYAQGRRRTAS is encoded by the coding sequence ATGGAAGCTGCGGTACCCTGGCGAAAGGCCCTGGGCCTGGTTGACCTGGTTCTCTTCACCGCGTCCGCCATCATAGTGGCTGACACCGTGGCAGCGTCCGCGGCGATCGGGGTACAGGCCATGGGGTGGTGGATCCTCAGCATCATCCTGTTTTTCCTACCCTACGGGCTGGTCACGGCCGAGTTGGGATCGGCCTGGCCCCAGGAGGGCGGCATCTACGTCTGGGTCAGGGAGGCATACGGGCCCTTCTGGGGGACGTTGACCTCCTGGCTATACTGGATCAATGTCGCCTACTGGATGCCCTCCGTGTACGTCCTGTTCTCGGCCGTTCTGGCCTCGGTGTTCTGGCCCGGCCTGGGAAACGTGGGCCAGGCCGCCGTCACCGTCAGCCTCGTGTGGATAACGGTGGCCCTGGGCATCATGGACATCCGGCTGGCCAAGTGGATCCCCAACGTGGGCGCCATCATCAAGGTCGTGCTCCTCCTGCTACTTGGCGGCATGGGGATCTGGTACGCCCTCACCCGCGGAGCAGCCAATTCCTTCGCCCCTCGGGAGTGGGTCCCCCGCTGGTCGGCCACCCTCTCCTTTCTGCCCGTCATCGTGTACAACTACATGGGGTTCGAACTCATGAGCGCAGCAGGGGAGGAAATGCACAACCCCCGCCGGGACGTGCCCCTCGCCATCCTGCTGGCCGGGACAGTCATCGCCGGCGTCTACATGCTGGCCACATTCGGGGTGCTGGCTGCCATCCCCCTGGAACAGATCAACATCGTGACCGGTATCACCGATGCCCTTAAGGTGATGAGCGAGGGTGTGCCGGCGCTGAGCGGCCTGTTCTACCTGGCCTCGGCCCTGTTGCTCGCCACTTTCCTGGCCAACATGGTGACCTGGAGCCTGGGGGCGAACCGGGTGATTGCCGCCACCGGGCTGGACAGGCAGGTGCCCTCCGTCCTGGGGCACATCCACCCCCGGTACGGCAGCCCGGACTATGCCTACCTGATGATGGGCCTGGTGGCCACCATCCTGGCGGTGGGGAACTACCTCACCTTCACCAGCGTGGCCTCGGTATTCTGGACCATCTTTGCCCTGTCGTCGGTGGTGTTCCTGCTCCCCTACCTGCTCATGTTCCCAGCATTCCTGACCCTGCGCACGAAGCGCCCTGACCAGCCCCGCCCCTTCGCGGTGCCGGGGGGCCGGGCGGGGGCATGGTTCTGCACCCTCCTGGGCGAGTTCTTCATTTTCATCGCCTGCC
- a CDS encoding CDC48 family AAA ATPase, with amino-acid sequence MELRVSEAMFQDVGRGLCRMHPMDMAALRVETGDVVELAGKRTTVAKVIPARPEDRQPGWVQIDGVTRKNCGVGTGDCVRVRPVAVTPAQKLVLSCPDGGWPEWSQQSTYLSRLLEAMPVVTGDVVRASLFGSRQQEFRVRQTIPAGPVLVQRNTVIRVEPAAADDKPTATVSYEDVGGLRDEILRIREMIELPLRYPELFRQLGIDPPKGVLLYGPPGCGKTLIARAVASATSAWFICVNGPEIMHKYYGESEANLRKIFEEAKARAPSVIFLDEIDAIAPRRADVHGEVEKRVVAQLLALMDGLEPRGQVVVIGATNIPEALDPALRRPGRFDREIEIRIPDRTGRLEILAIHTRGMPLAGDVSLEELAAATHGFVGADLQALCREAAMAALRRVVPQLDLSAHRVPDEVLSGLQVTAADFMQARKEVGPSAIREVFVEIPEVTWEEVGGLEDVKAALQEAVEWPLRYPEILSRAGIDPPRGIILYGPPGTGKTLLAKAVATRAGVNFISVKGPTVFSKYVGESEKAVRNLFRRARQASPCIIFIDELDAVASRRGGGQEDGGVAERVVSQLLLEMDGVEGLQGVVVLAATNRIDLIDPALLRPGRFDLQLEVPLPDQAARLAILRIHLRHRPIAPDVDLVRLGSWCEGFSGADLAAVCREAAMMMVREQITQGSRDFLIRDRHLQAAVEALRRRLGGGCFRG; translated from the coding sequence GTGGAACTGAGGGTCAGTGAGGCCATGTTCCAGGACGTGGGCCGCGGGCTCTGCCGGATGCACCCCATGGATATGGCGGCCCTGAGAGTGGAAACGGGTGATGTCGTGGAACTGGCGGGCAAGCGTACCACCGTGGCAAAGGTGATTCCGGCCCGGCCGGAAGACAGGCAACCAGGCTGGGTGCAAATTGACGGGGTCACCCGAAAGAACTGCGGGGTCGGCACGGGTGATTGCGTCCGGGTGAGGCCGGTAGCCGTCACTCCCGCCCAGAAGCTGGTGCTGAGCTGCCCTGATGGCGGGTGGCCGGAATGGTCGCAGCAATCCACTTACCTTTCCCGTTTGCTGGAGGCCATGCCGGTGGTGACGGGCGATGTGGTAAGGGCATCGCTGTTCGGGAGCAGGCAGCAGGAATTCCGTGTGCGCCAGACCATACCTGCGGGTCCGGTGCTGGTACAGCGCAACACCGTGATTCGCGTGGAACCCGCCGCGGCTGACGACAAGCCCACAGCCACGGTGTCTTACGAAGACGTGGGCGGTCTGCGAGATGAGATACTGCGCATCCGGGAGATGATCGAACTACCCCTCCGGTACCCCGAGCTGTTCAGGCAGCTGGGTATAGATCCTCCCAAGGGGGTCCTCCTGTACGGGCCACCCGGTTGCGGCAAAACCCTCATAGCCCGGGCCGTGGCTTCTGCCACAAGTGCGTGGTTCATCTGCGTGAACGGTCCTGAGATTATGCACAAGTATTACGGGGAGAGCGAGGCCAACCTGCGCAAGATCTTTGAAGAGGCGAAGGCGCGTGCTCCCAGCGTCATATTCCTGGATGAAATCGATGCCATTGCCCCCCGAAGGGCAGACGTACACGGGGAAGTGGAAAAGCGCGTTGTGGCCCAGCTCCTCGCGCTCATGGATGGCCTGGAGCCCCGCGGACAGGTGGTGGTAATAGGTGCCACCAACATCCCCGAGGCACTGGACCCTGCGCTGCGTCGTCCGGGAAGGTTCGACCGGGAGATCGAGATCCGGATCCCGGATCGGACAGGGCGATTGGAAATCCTGGCTATCCATACCAGAGGAATGCCTCTGGCCGGGGACGTCTCCCTGGAAGAGCTGGCTGCTGCCACACACGGATTCGTGGGGGCCGATTTGCAGGCCCTGTGCCGGGAAGCAGCAATGGCTGCGCTGCGCAGGGTGGTGCCTCAGCTGGACCTGAGCGCCCACCGGGTACCCGACGAGGTGCTGTCCGGGCTCCAGGTCACGGCCGCCGATTTCATGCAGGCACGCAAAGAGGTGGGCCCGTCGGCCATCCGGGAAGTGTTCGTGGAGATACCGGAGGTTACATGGGAAGAAGTGGGTGGCCTGGAAGACGTCAAGGCGGCTCTACAGGAAGCCGTAGAGTGGCCCCTCCGCTACCCCGAGATCCTGTCCCGGGCCGGCATCGATCCGCCGCGGGGAATAATTCTTTACGGTCCCCCGGGAACCGGAAAAACCCTCCTGGCCAAGGCGGTGGCCACCAGGGCAGGCGTCAACTTCATCTCTGTCAAGGGCCCTACCGTCTTTTCCAAGTACGTTGGGGAATCGGAAAAGGCTGTTCGCAACCTTTTCCGGAGGGCCAGGCAGGCCAGCCCGTGCATCATCTTCATTGACGAGCTCGATGCCGTGGCCAGTCGCCGGGGAGGAGGTCAGGAGGACGGCGGTGTAGCGGAGAGGGTTGTCAGCCAGTTGCTGCTTGAGATGGACGGTGTCGAGGGGTTGCAGGGGGTGGTGGTGCTGGCCGCAACCAACCGGATTGACCTGATCGACCCCGCCCTCCTGCGCCCGGGGCGTTTCGACCTGCAACTCGAGGTGCCCCTCCCGGATCAGGCAGCTCGGCTCGCCATCCTGCGGATTCACCTGCGCCACCGCCCGATCGCCCCTGATGTAGATCTGGTCCGGCTTGGCTCTTGGTGTGAAGGTTTCTCAGGGGCCGACCTGGCAGCCGTCTGCCGGGAGGCCGCCATGATGATGGTCAGGGAACAGATAACCCAGGGCAGCAGGGATTTCCTGATACGCGACCGGCACCTGCAGGCAGCGGTGGAAGCTCTTCGCCGTCGACTGGGAGGCGGATGTTTTCGTGGGTGA
- a CDS encoding Hsp20/alpha crystallin family protein produces MNDFLDKLREALSRLVDEESLSGSGTYRTGDAACTFGYSIRLGLRGEQSGPRRRAASQLLTRNNAPDCEIQDEGESLRILVHARHVGAGVSTQVQGNDLVVKSGETTLCRIPLPAPVRSDTLRWSVRHGVLEVRIQKSATGSCGAQDPTGPGGDSGGTEGQ; encoded by the coding sequence ATGAACGACTTCCTGGATAAGCTGAGAGAAGCGCTGTCGCGGCTCGTGGATGAGGAATCCCTTAGCGGAAGCGGCACCTACCGCACCGGTGACGCCGCTTGCACCTTCGGCTACTCAATACGCCTGGGATTGCGGGGGGAGCAGTCCGGGCCGCGCAGGCGGGCTGCAAGCCAGCTGCTAACGCGAAATAACGCACCCGATTGCGAAATCCAGGACGAGGGCGAGTCCCTGCGCATACTGGTTCACGCCAGACACGTCGGTGCAGGAGTTTCGACACAGGTGCAGGGCAACGACCTGGTGGTGAAGTCGGGGGAAACCACACTCTGTCGCATCCCTCTCCCTGCTCCCGTTAGGTCCGACACGCTACGCTGGTCGGTTCGTCACGGGGTGCTGGAAGTGAGAATCCAAAAGAGCGCCACCGGCTCTTGCGGTGCCCAGGATCCCACCGGCCCGGGGGGTGACTCCGGTGGAACTGAGGGTCAGTGA